Below is a window of Camelina sativa cultivar DH55 chromosome 11, Cs, whole genome shotgun sequence DNA.
AGTTAACCCATCAGCATCCTGTCCATATACCAGAAAGACGAAATTCAATTCCAGATCTACCCCAAGTGTCCACATGATGGATCAAAATATTACTCTGCATACTGACCTGTAGTGTTTTGTAGGCAGCCTCCATTCTCTGTTTGACACTATCCACTCTAGAAAGTGCAGCTATACACTCTGCTGAAGAACCCTCTGCCTGCAAGTACCAATATAGATAAGAACGCGTATTACCAAACTCCTTTGAGATAGAAACATAATAATACAGCCTAACGAACACCCAAAATCAACTACATTGTCCAACTCAAATGCACACAATTCTGACTGAATGCACCCAAAATCTAACTTGTGATCTAATTTAATGATCTAATCTAATTTTGCGAGAGGGGATCCAAACAGAAGCTCAGATTGAAATCTCCAAACGAAAGCAGAAGTTGTGCAGAATCAACGAATCCAAAGAATCAGCACAAATGCGTACCTTCTTGAGCTTCTGGAGGATTCCAGCAACAGAACCACGAAGAGACACGGCATCATCACGGAGACGCAACACGTCGCGTGTAGCGCGAGGAACACGAAGGAGAGCGCCTCCGCTCTGCTCTTCAAGTGAAGCTCCGATCTCCTCGGAGGCAATCTGAAGCTTCATTTCCAGATCCACAAGATGTTTCTCTAGCGAATCCTGCGGGTGACGCGCTTGGCACGACGAGTTAACCCAACGCTTCGCATCGAATTTCTCATCTGAGAATGGACCTAGATCCAACATCATCCTGATCGGAGATCACCACTCCGATTCCCTTTAAGACTCTTTTCAACTTCGAAGATCAATGTCGAAGAGATGAAGATCCTCTGATTTTCACAGAGGCACTGAAGTTGAAACTAAACCAAATCGATCTAAACCGACTTTAAATTTCGGTTTTCAATCGGTACTACAAATCTTCAATCTACACAAAACCGAACTTAGATAAATTCACAAATCTGGGCCCAGAAGTGATGGGCCGTTAAAGATAATTTACTTGGAGACCACGCACTTCTAGAACTATCCTTGAGCAAAACTCACCACTCTCCagcaccttcttcttctccttcactaTATAAAACCTTTCTCTAGCAACTTTTTGTTCCGTTCAAAGAGTCAAAAAAATATCTAGAGCACTCGCTTATTCTTCTTCTAATCTGGAAAAATGGCGTCATCGTCTCTAGCTCTCAGGAGACTTCTCTCTTCCTCCGTCGTCCCTCGCTCCTTAAGAGCCGTTCGTCCGGCGGCAACTTCTTCTCGCCTATTCAACACCAACGCCGTCAGAAACTATGAAGACGGTGATGAAAGGAACCACCGCTCAAACCGACATGTTTCTCGTCGCGGCGGCGATTTCTTCTCAGGTAAATCGTCTCCTCCGTCCAATTTCGCTTTATAATTTCCCGATCTGGTACATGTTTCCGATTGATCCACGAATAGATCTAAGTTTCCTCGCGGAGATATTTGGTAATCTGAACATTTTGGTACGTTTGTTTCACGCAGACATGTTGGAGCCGTTTACTCCGACGAGAAGCTTGAGCCAGATGCTGAATTTCATGGACCAGGTGAGTGAATTCCCTTTGGCGTCAGCAGCTACGCGTGGAATGGGAGCTTCAGGAGTTAGACGTGGCTGGGACGTGAAGGAGAAAGACGACGCGTTGCATCTAAGGATCGATATGCCTGGACTGAGCAAAGAAGATGTGAAACTTGCTTTGGAACAGAACACTTTGGTGATCAAAGGAGAAGGTAAAACAGAGGAAGGGGACGGAGATGTTTCTGGAGATGATGGGCGGAGGTTTACGAGTAGGATTGGGTTGCCTGAGAAAGTTTACAAGACTGATGAGATTAAAGCGGAGATGAAGAATGGTGTGTTGAAAGTGATGATTCCTAAGATTAAAGAGGATGAGCGTAACAATGTTCGTCACATAAATGTTGACTAGAGTTTTTCTTGGTGAATCTAAAGCAAAATTACATTTCTTCAATGGACATCTTAAAAGCATTGCACTTTAATTGCTCCCTTATAATTCTAGACTTTGATGTATATCACTCAAACATGCCGAGCAACAGAGCCACGAACAACTATGACATTACATGATTTTATTAACTTCTAACAGGGTATAATAGATGATCCACCAAATTTTGAGGGTGCTAAATAGAGTCAAACAATTCAAATTGTTGAATCTCAGAATCTGCGTAAACTTTGTCAAACTAAATGATCAATCAAGTTCTTTTCATTCATAAAAGTGTTGTAAGATGATGTAACAATGATAAACTAACACTACTTTGGACAGCCGTGGGCCATTCTTTAGCGACCATAGCACACGGCGAGCCGTCGTCgtcataaaattttaagtaactttttatttatataccgCGCGGTCTCAAAACTTTCCTTTAcctctattattttattttcgtatttatttccttttattttaaaataatatttttttgctctttttaacattttttttttcctactccATCGAGAAAGAGGACGCAATTGCCGGTTCTGAAGAGAATTTTACAATCATCGACGAAGAGAATTTTACAGGTTTGATTGAAATCTCTTTCTGCAGACTCAATCATTGTCGTCTTGTTTGATTCTATCGGCCTCGATTTGTTCGTTGAATCATTTCATTCTCTCCCACCtcatctctctcctttttttgttaattaattccCCAGTTCCTTcgatttttagtaattttatgtttatgtttctcAATTGCTCGATCTTGTGAACTTGGCGGATCATGTTTGTGAATTGTACTTGCTCTGGTTGACCTTCTCGGAGCCGACGTTATAATTGTCCTGCTTACATAAGCTTCATGTTGATGCAGGGGAGTAAGGGGACTTCATgctaattttgatttaaatgaGAATTCTGCGGGTTAAGTCTGAGTGAGAAGGTGCTGTAATTAGTTTCTAATGGGGATAAGATATCTGCACATATCTGTGGCAACAACAGCTTTGAGCTTTGTGGGTTTACAAGTGTGGAGTGAGTTGTCTCTTGATAGACATAGAGCTGATGGTTTGATCACCAAGAACGTTTCTTTAGGAGATTCTGATGATGCCCTTGAGCTTCTTCTGGGTTCTCACATTACTATTTCCTTGCTGACAAGTTTTGTGCTCAATGTCTacattcttcttgttctttatcTCAAGGTATAACTGGTTCCGAGGTTTAATATTAAGTTATTTTCGTTGATTTGCTTTCTATAAAGTCTAATCAGTGTGGCCTTCCCACAAATTAGTGAGTTTTAACTTTGGTCTTACGTTAGTTAGATGTCTCAAGTGCTTTCTTTGAATGTGCGTGTGTATGTGTCTTTTCTTGGAATGGAATTCAGTCTATAGCTCTTAGTTTGGTTTATTAGAAACAGCATGAAAAATGTTAGTTTTCACCTGCGAGTTTTGGTGTGTGAAGCAAGTAAATCTGACGCGAAGGAGTTAAGACTCTAGTTTTTTCGCTAGTTATGAAACGAAATATATCTAGTAGTTGGAGCTCCATACTTGGAGGGTAACAATAGACTAGCTTTTTCTGGGAATGTCTTTCAACCATTTTGTGAGGATCTAATAGCTTTTTAAATTCCCTGCAGACTTTGTTTTTCGGGGATCTATATGCCATTGAAACTAAAAAGCTGGTGGAAAGACTTGCCAATTACATCATTTACAAGCTAGTGGTTTGTACTTTGATGAAAGACAGTATATTGCAACCCAAACCAATCCACATTTTTTTATCACTTACATAGTTATATTATATCTGGGATATTCTGTTGTCTCCTTTCGGGATATCTGAATTGTTGCAAAAAAGGACGTAGCCGAGATTCTACTTAAAATGACAAGCAGTAATGTAGAATAACAACTATTTCCACCACTTTATTTGATTGGCATGTTTATTCTGTTTGTTGTAACTTGCAGATGTTTGCCTTTGTTATGTTAATAACTAGAGTCCTCTTTATTCCTGGGTTTAGGGCACTTTTCTGCCGTTGGTGGTTCCACCAACTGTATTTCAGGGGGTCCTATGGACAATATGGTTGACTGTTCTATGTACTCTTAAGGTATGACATACTTTCGTGTGACTTTCGAAACTTATGATCAGAAAATGCTGAGTTGGATATTTTAGACACCTAACGAGTAGTGAAATGTTGTGTAGATGTTTCAAGCTTTGGCTAGAGATCGGCTTGAACGATTGaatgcatctccttcttctactcCTTGGACATACTTTCGTGTGTATTCAGCGCTGTTCATGGTTCTCTCTGCTGTTTTGTTCTGGTATATCCTAAACTTTGTGGCACCATGTGAAATTATCAGTTGCGGCTTTTTcatcccattttttttcttccaaaatatGACTGTTCTGACGGCGCATATGCCAGGCACTATTATATTGAGCGGAGGAGATGTTGTGTCTAGAGTTCTCACGTTTATTAGACTGCAATTCAATTAGAAGAATAGTGATATCTTTGATTCATACACCAGACCTCTGGTGTATGAATATCTGTTCTAGTGATTGAAGACTGAGCTTGTTCTGCTCTGAATGATTTTTGTCCTATCTTGCAGGATAAGGCTTTCCCTTATGATATACAATAGAATTGGTTCATCTCTGTATTTGTTGTTACTTTTTGAGCCATGCAGTGTAGCTTTTGAGACCTTGCAGGTACTTGAGTAAGATTAGCTGTATTCATTGTTTATGTTGCCCTTCTTTGTAACCATGCCTGACGAAAATAGAGGTTTTATCAATCGCataatgaataatttttcaGGCATTGTTGATTCACGGGTTTCAACTCCTTGATATGTGGATTAACCACTTAGCAGTCAAGAATTCAGATTGCGAAAGATCAAAGTTTCTTGATTCTATGACAGCAGGTTTGTCTTGTTTTGGCGTATGATTGTACTTATGTCTTCTGTTAGACTGCACACATGTCTCTTGGATTATCCTTTGTGTATTTGATGTTTACATTACTGACTTTGACCTCTTACCCTTTAAATAGGCTCATTATTGGAATGGAAAGGCCTACTTAACCGGAATCTTGGTTTCTTTCTAGACATGGCTACCTTGGTAATGGCCCTTGGTCATTATTTTCACATCTGGTGGCTCCATGGAATGGCCTTTCATATGGTGGACGCAGTTTTGTTTCTCAACATACGTGTAAGTCCCTTGATCGACTTTCTTCGTAAAAAGTGCCATTCTACTGGTTGCTTCATATGCACAGATCTAACTATTGAGTTCTTTGTGTGTTTTCCCGTCTGATTTTGCCAGGCCCTGTTAAGTGCAATTTTGAAACGGATAAAAGGATACATTAAACTGCGAGTAGCTTTAGGTGCTCTTCATGCAGCTCTTCCTGATGCAACTTCGGAAGAGCTGCGGGCATATGATGACGAATGTGCTATATGTCGGGTATGCTTCTGCTAGGTAGTTATTAGCGTCGTTGCATTTTTCAGTAGCTAACCAGTCTTTGATTATTACGAATGATAGGAACCAATGGCTAAGGCTAAAAGACTTCACTGCAACCACCTTTTTCATCTTGGATGCTTGCGATCATGGTATGCTAGCTCTTTCAATGCTGCCAGCTTTGTGCTGTTACGATTCTGTGAGAGCTGTTAACCATAATGATATTTTGACCCCCGGCAGGTTGGATCAAGGTTTAAATGAGGTTTACTCTTGTCCTACATGTCGTAAGCCACTTTTTGTTGGTAGAACTGAAAATGAGGCGAATCCTAGCAGAGAAGAAGTCTTAAGAGATGAACAGTTAGCCCGTCAATTTGAGAGACAAAACAGTTCTGTGCATGCACGAACCACTGGGATGTTTCCAACCGAGACGCCAAATTCCACTGAAAGTGATCCTTGGAGGTTGGGttcattgttttcttcataAGTGCATTAAAGTAACAGTCTGTCCATAACAACATCATCCACTTCCTGTGATTTTGTCTGGCTAAAATACTATGCATTGTCTAATTATACTTGGTTCTTTTGATAGCAAGTAATCGTTGGTTTTTGAGAGAACCAAGCTTGTGTCCCTATGGGTTTTCTAACTAAAGATTGGCTTACTTAGAATCACCTTTTTCTCATGCCATATAGGAATTCAGGACTGGACTCAAGCTGGTTACAAACATGGTCAGATCAGGGTGTTGATGTCGCGGGTCCCTCTGCAGGCTCCAGATCCGTTGGACTGGGGCAGGTTCAAATGATGATGAGACATCTTGCATCTGTTGGGGAAGGTTATGCTCAGAATGCACTTGACGATGCTTCTTGGGGTCTCTGGCCAATGAATCCTTCGCAAGTATCGATTCCATCTTCAAATGTTCCTCCTGCTGGTGGTGGAAGAACAGGTGGTCTGCATCTGAGAACTGTCTCTCGTGCAGAAAATAACATGGCGAGTATACCAGCTATGTTTGAGACAGTGAGAGAAGTCCTGCCACATGTGCCTGATGAAATAATTTTCCAGGTATATATTAGATCCGCAGTCGGTATTTCTGCGTACTTTGATGAGCAAGCACTATTTCTGGCTGAATTAGTAGGTCATTTCTGCATCTTCACTTGTTTGCACAAGTGATTAATGCTACGACATGCCAAATT
It encodes the following:
- the LOC104725653 gene encoding 23.5 kDa heat shock protein, mitochondrial; its protein translation is MASSSLALRRLLSSSVVPRSLRAVRPAATSSRLFNTNAVRNYEDGDERNHRSNRHVSRRGGDFFSDMLEPFTPTRSLSQMLNFMDQVSEFPLASAATRGMGASGVRRGWDVKEKDDALHLRIDMPGLSKEDVKLALEQNTLVIKGEGKTEEGDGDVSGDDGRRFTSRIGLPEKVYKTDEIKAEMKNGVLKVMIPKIKEDERNNVRHINVD
- the LOC104725655 gene encoding E3 ubiquitin protein ligase RIN3 isoform X1, with the translated sequence MGIRYLHISVATTALSFVGLQVWSELSLDRHRADGLITKNVSLGDSDDALELLLGSHITISLLTSFVLNVYILLVLYLKTLFFGDLYAIETKKLVERLANYIIYKLVGTFLPLVVPPTVFQGVLWTIWLTVLCTLKMFQALARDRLERLNASPSSTPWTYFRVYSALFMVLSAVLFWIRLSLMIYNRIGSSLYLLLLFEPCSVAFETLQALLIHGFQLLDMWINHLAVKNSDCERSKFLDSMTAGSLLEWKGLLNRNLGFFLDMATLVMALGHYFHIWWLHGMAFHMVDAVLFLNIRALLSAILKRIKGYIKLRVALGALHAALPDATSEELRAYDDECAICREPMAKAKRLHCNHLFHLGCLRSWLDQGLNEVYSCPTCRKPLFVGRTENEANPSREEVLRDEQLARQFERQNSSVHARTTGMFPTETPNSTESDPWRNSGLDSSWLQTWSDQGVDVAGPSAGSRSVGLGQVQMMMRHLASVGEGYAQNALDDASWGLWPMNPSQVSIPSSNVPPAGGGRTGGLHLRTVSRAENNMASIPAMFETVREVLPHVPDEIIFQDLQRTNSAAVTVNNLLQMS
- the LOC104725655 gene encoding E3 ubiquitin protein ligase RIN3 isoform X2, whose translation is MGIRYLHISVATTALSFVGLQVWSELSLDRHRADGLITKNVSLGDSDDALELLLGSHITISLLTSFVLNVYILLVLYLKGTFLPLVVPPTVFQGVLWTIWLTVLCTLKMFQALARDRLERLNASPSSTPWTYFRVYSALFMVLSAVLFWIRLSLMIYNRIGSSLYLLLLFEPCSVAFETLQALLIHGFQLLDMWINHLAVKNSDCERSKFLDSMTAGSLLEWKGLLNRNLGFFLDMATLVMALGHYFHIWWLHGMAFHMVDAVLFLNIRALLSAILKRIKGYIKLRVALGALHAALPDATSEELRAYDDECAICREPMAKAKRLHCNHLFHLGCLRSWLDQGLNEVYSCPTCRKPLFVGRTENEANPSREEVLRDEQLARQFERQNSSVHARTTGMFPTETPNSTESDPWRNSGLDSSWLQTWSDQGVDVAGPSAGSRSVGLGQVQMMMRHLASVGEGYAQNALDDASWGLWPMNPSQVSIPSSNVPPAGGGRTGGLHLRTVSRAENNMASIPAMFETVREVLPHVPDEIIFQDLQRTNSAAVTVNNLLQMS